Proteins found in one Amycolatopsis umgeniensis genomic segment:
- the nuoK gene encoding NADH-quinone oxidoreductase subunit NuoK, with product MTPTYYLLLSALLFAIGAVGVLVRRNAIVVFMCIELMLNAANLSLVTFARINGSLDGQVMAFFVMVVAAAEVVVGLAIIMAIFRTRRSASVDDTNLLKY from the coding sequence ATGACCCCGACGTACTACCTGCTCCTGTCCGCGCTGTTGTTCGCCATCGGCGCTGTCGGGGTGCTGGTGCGCCGCAACGCGATCGTCGTGTTCATGTGCATCGAGCTGATGCTGAACGCGGCGAACCTGTCCCTGGTCACGTTCGCCCGGATCAACGGGTCGCTCGACGGTCAGGTGATGGCGTTCTTCGTGATGGTCGTCGCCGCCGCCGAAGTCGTGGTGGGCCTCGCGATCATCATGGCGATCTTCCGCACCCGGCGCTCGGCCTCGGTCGACGACACCAACCTGCTGAAGTACTAG
- the nuoL gene encoding NADH-quinone oxidoreductase subunit L → MTASSWLLVAFPALGALILLLAGKRARPWGHLLGSATVSLSFVYGLILFFTADTKNIADVKLFSWIPVSALQVDFGLRIDALSLTFVLLITGVGMLIHFYSIGYMSEDRDRSRFFAYLNLFVASMLILVLGNSFVTLYLGWEGVGLASYLLIGWYQDRPSAATAAKKAFLMNRVGDVGLALAIFLMFKYVGSTGYAEVFGAVGQIPTGAVTAIAILLLLGACGKSGQFPLQAWLPDAMEGPTPVSALIHAATMVTAGVYLVARAHEIFNATPDGRLIVTLVGTVTLLIGCIIGCAYDDIKKVLAYSTVSQIGYMMLAVGLGPIAYALGIMHLVAHGFFKAGLFLGAGSVMHAMNDEVDMRKFGGLRKHLPVTFWTFALGYLALIGIPPLSGFFTKDAIIEAALSQGGWRGWVMGGAALLGAGLTAFYMTRLMVMTFFGKERWKEIKSSDGRDFHPHESPAVMKWPMIILAVGSIGAGAFFALGDRFAEWLSPVVGPLEEGGHSVIPHLLVPFLTVALSVLGALAAWLFVGRKDVPVERPERVSAVVKAARNDLYGNTLNETLVARPGTWLARALVYVDNRGVDGAVNGLAAALGGGSGRLRRLQTGFVRSYALSMLGGTFLLLAALLLVRFS, encoded by the coding sequence GTGACCGCATCATCGTGGCTGCTGGTGGCCTTTCCCGCCCTCGGCGCCCTCATTCTTCTGCTGGCCGGGAAACGAGCCCGCCCCTGGGGACACCTCCTCGGCAGCGCGACCGTCTCACTGTCCTTTGTGTACGGACTGATCCTCTTCTTCACCGCCGACACGAAGAACATCGCGGACGTCAAGCTGTTCTCGTGGATCCCGGTCTCGGCGCTGCAGGTCGACTTCGGACTCCGGATCGACGCGCTTTCGCTGACCTTCGTGCTGCTGATCACCGGCGTCGGCATGCTGATCCACTTCTACTCGATCGGCTACATGTCCGAGGACCGCGATCGGTCGAGGTTCTTCGCGTACCTCAACCTGTTCGTCGCCTCGATGCTGATCCTGGTGCTGGGGAACAGCTTCGTGACGCTGTACCTCGGCTGGGAAGGCGTCGGCCTCGCGTCGTACCTGCTCATCGGCTGGTACCAGGACCGCCCGTCCGCGGCCACCGCGGCGAAGAAGGCGTTCCTGATGAACCGCGTCGGCGACGTCGGGCTCGCGCTGGCGATCTTCCTGATGTTCAAGTACGTCGGGAGCACCGGTTACGCCGAGGTCTTCGGCGCCGTCGGCCAGATCCCGACCGGCGCCGTCACCGCGATCGCGATCCTGCTGCTGCTGGGCGCGTGCGGTAAATCCGGTCAGTTCCCGCTGCAGGCCTGGCTTCCGGACGCGATGGAGGGCCCGACCCCGGTCTCGGCCCTCATCCACGCGGCGACGATGGTCACCGCGGGCGTCTACCTGGTCGCCCGCGCGCACGAGATCTTCAACGCCACCCCGGACGGCCGCCTGATCGTCACCCTCGTCGGCACGGTCACGCTCTTGATCGGGTGCATCATCGGGTGCGCCTACGACGACATCAAGAAGGTCCTGGCGTACTCGACGGTCAGCCAGATCGGCTACATGATGCTCGCCGTCGGCCTCGGGCCGATCGCCTACGCGCTCGGCATCATGCACCTGGTGGCGCACGGTTTCTTCAAGGCCGGGCTGTTCCTCGGGGCCGGTTCGGTCATGCACGCCATGAACGACGAGGTCGACATGCGGAAGTTCGGCGGGCTGCGCAAGCACCTGCCGGTCACCTTCTGGACCTTCGCGCTCGGCTACCTCGCGCTGATCGGCATCCCGCCGCTTTCCGGCTTCTTCACCAAGGACGCGATCATCGAAGCGGCGCTGAGCCAGGGCGGCTGGCGCGGCTGGGTGATGGGCGGCGCGGCACTGCTCGGCGCCGGGCTCACCGCGTTCTACATGACGCGCCTGATGGTGATGACCTTCTTCGGCAAGGAACGCTGGAAGGAGATCAAGTCCAGCGACGGCCGCGACTTCCACCCGCACGAAAGCCCCGCGGTGATGAAGTGGCCGATGATCATCCTCGCCGTGGGTTCGATCGGCGCCGGTGCGTTCTTCGCCCTCGGCGACCGGTTCGCCGAATGGCTCTCGCCGGTGGTCGGCCCGCTCGAGGAGGGTGGCCACAGTGTCATCCCGCACCTGCTGGTCCCGTTCCTCACCGTGGCGCTGTCCGTCCTGGGCGCGCTCGCCGCTTGGCTCTTCGTCGGTCGTAAGGACGTTCCGGTGGAACGCCCCGAACGGGTCTCCGCCGTGGTCAAGGCCGCGCGCAACGACCTCTACGGCAACACCCTGAACGAGACGCTGGTCGCCCGTCCGGGCACCTGGCTCGCCCGCGCGCTGGTCTACGTGGACAACCGCGGGGTCGACGGCGCGGTCAACGGCCTCGCCGCCGCGCTCGGCGGCGGATCCGGGCGACTGCGCCGCCTGCAGACCGGCTTCGTCCGCTCGTACGCACTGTCCATGCTGGGCGGCACATTCCTGCTTCTGGCGGCACTCCTGCTGGTGAGGTTCTCCTGA
- a CDS encoding NADH-quinone oxidoreductase subunit M, protein MTWLLATILVPLVGAAVVAGMKKNDRLATLTALAVSILTFLLVIPLWASYSPTGDRIQQKSSMDWIPNFGIHISFGIDGIALVMIAVIGLLVPIVVGSLGLTDKLPAGRSAGGYLSLILVQQSLTIAVFAATDVFLFYVLFEIMLIPMYFLIGGYGGANRQYAAVKFFLYSFLGGLIMLASAIGAYSMASDELGKGTFDWETLVTVVRDAPTGTQIWLFLGFFLAFAIKAPLVPFHTWLPDAAGQAPIGVAVLLVGVLDKVGTFGFLRYLLPMFPAASKELAPWVLVLAVAGVLYGSILAAGQRDMKRFIAYVSIAHFGFIALGIFTFNEQAMVGSVSYMLNHSLATGMLIVVVGLIVMRGGSTKISDYGGMAKVTPLLGGMLLIAGLSTLSLPGTNSFISEFLVLLGSFVDYPVYTIIATVGMVLAAAYVLWLYQRVMQGPVRGDALVGAGGGPGTAIAPELGATKAIKDLGGKEIAILAPMVVLIIALGFYPKPVLDTITPSVQATMSSLDAQSVNVGGAK, encoded by the coding sequence ATGACTTGGCTCCTGGCAACCATCCTGGTGCCGCTGGTAGGTGCAGCGGTCGTCGCGGGGATGAAGAAGAACGACAGGCTGGCGACGCTCACCGCGCTCGCGGTGTCCATCCTGACGTTCCTGCTGGTGATCCCGCTGTGGGCGAGCTATTCGCCGACGGGGGACCGGATCCAGCAGAAGTCCTCGATGGACTGGATCCCGAACTTCGGCATCCACATCTCGTTCGGCATCGACGGCATCGCGCTGGTGATGATCGCGGTCATCGGGCTGCTGGTGCCGATCGTGGTCGGCTCGCTCGGCCTGACCGACAAGCTCCCGGCCGGTCGCTCGGCGGGCGGGTACCTGTCGCTGATCCTGGTGCAGCAGTCGTTGACCATCGCGGTGTTCGCCGCGACCGACGTCTTCCTGTTCTACGTGCTGTTCGAGATCATGCTGATCCCGATGTACTTCCTCATCGGCGGCTACGGCGGCGCGAACCGGCAGTACGCGGCGGTCAAGTTCTTCCTGTACTCGTTCCTCGGCGGCCTGATCATGCTGGCGTCGGCCATCGGGGCGTACTCGATGGCGTCGGACGAGCTCGGCAAGGGCACCTTCGACTGGGAAACGCTCGTCACCGTCGTCCGCGACGCTCCGACGGGCACCCAGATCTGGCTGTTCCTCGGGTTCTTCCTCGCCTTCGCGATCAAGGCCCCTTTGGTGCCGTTCCACACCTGGCTGCCGGACGCCGCGGGACAGGCGCCCATCGGCGTCGCGGTCCTGCTGGTCGGTGTGCTGGACAAGGTCGGCACGTTCGGGTTCCTGCGCTACCTCCTCCCGATGTTCCCGGCGGCCAGCAAGGAACTCGCGCCGTGGGTGCTGGTGCTCGCCGTCGCGGGTGTCCTTTATGGATCGATCCTCGCCGCGGGCCAGCGCGACATGAAGCGGTTCATCGCCTACGTGTCGATCGCCCACTTCGGTTTCATCGCGCTGGGCATCTTCACCTTCAACGAGCAGGCGATGGTCGGCTCGGTGTCGTACATGCTCAACCACAGCCTCGCCACCGGGATGCTGATCGTGGTCGTCGGGCTGATCGTGATGCGCGGCGGATCCACCAAGATCTCCGACTACGGCGGCATGGCGAAGGTGACCCCGCTGCTCGGCGGGATGTTGCTCATCGCCGGTCTGTCCACTTTGTCCCTGCCCGGCACGAACTCCTTCATCAGTGAGTTCCTGGTGCTACTGGGGTCCTTTGTGGACTACCCGGTCTACACGATCATCGCGACCGTCGGCATGGTGCTGGCCGCGGCGTACGTGCTCTGGCTCTACCAGCGCGTCATGCAGGGCCCCGTCCGCGGTGACGCCCTGGTGGGCGCCGGTGGAGGCCCCGGCACGGCGATCGCACCCGAACTCGGGGCCACCAAAGCCATCAAGGACCTCGGCGGCAAGGAGATCGCGATCCTGGCGCCGATGGTCGTGCTGATCATCGCGCTCGGGTTCTACCCCAAGCCGGTGCTCGACACGATCACCCCGTCGGTGCAGGCGACGATGTCGTCGCTGGATGCGCAGAGCGTGAATGTTGGAGGCGCAAAATGA
- the nuoN gene encoding NADH-quinone oxidoreductase subunit NuoN has product MLFLTQAPPVQVPSIDYFAVTPILIILGAACVSVLFEAFLPKHMRWPSQVFLSLLGIGGAGVFLAWYASSSAPKNGVTTFSGAIAVDRPSLFLWGTLLALALGALLLIADRSVEPGGAFVAQAGIRPGTVQDRAQVGTTGMQTEVFPLTLFALGGMMAFVAANDLLTMFIALEVLSLPLYLMCGLARRRRLLSQEAAVKYFLLGAFSSAFFLYGLALLYGYANSVQLSDIANAAAGSDRSDTLLFAGLGLLAVGLLFKGSVGPFHTWTPDVYQGAPTPVTAFMGACTKVAAFGGILRVFSVAFESTSWEWRGVLWGVAILSMLIGAVLGLTQTDVKRMIAYSSIAHAGFLLIGAITMTEEGLSSTLFYLLAYGFTTLAAFGVVSLVRDSNGEATHLSAWAGLAKRSPVLAGVFTFLLLALAGIPLTSGFVGKFVVFSAALSDGMAPLVVIALIFSAVAAFFYLRVIVLMYFSEPAPDGPTVTVPGAFTTTAITLGVIVTLVLGLIPAFALDWAGSGGFALK; this is encoded by the coding sequence GTGCTCTTCTTGACTCAGGCGCCACCGGTGCAGGTGCCGTCGATCGACTACTTCGCCGTCACGCCGATCCTGATCATCCTCGGCGCGGCGTGTGTCAGCGTGCTGTTCGAAGCCTTCCTGCCCAAGCACATGCGGTGGCCTTCGCAGGTCTTCCTGTCCCTGCTCGGGATCGGCGGGGCGGGTGTCTTCCTGGCCTGGTACGCCAGTTCGTCCGCGCCGAAGAACGGCGTCACGACCTTCAGCGGCGCGATCGCCGTCGACCGGCCGTCGCTGTTCCTGTGGGGCACGCTGCTGGCGCTGGCGCTGGGCGCGCTGCTGCTGATCGCGGACCGCTCGGTCGAACCGGGCGGCGCGTTCGTCGCGCAGGCCGGTATCCGCCCGGGCACCGTGCAGGACCGCGCGCAGGTCGGCACCACCGGCATGCAGACCGAGGTCTTCCCGCTGACGCTGTTCGCGCTCGGCGGCATGATGGCCTTCGTCGCGGCCAACGACCTGCTGACCATGTTCATCGCGCTCGAAGTGCTGAGCCTGCCGCTGTACCTGATGTGCGGTCTCGCCCGGCGGCGTCGCCTGCTCTCGCAGGAAGCCGCGGTCAAGTACTTCCTGCTCGGCGCTTTCTCGTCGGCGTTCTTCCTCTACGGTCTCGCGCTGCTCTACGGCTACGCGAACTCCGTGCAGCTGTCGGACATCGCCAACGCCGCCGCCGGCTCGGACCGGTCGGACACGCTGCTGTTCGCCGGGCTCGGACTGCTCGCGGTCGGCCTGCTGTTCAAGGGTTCGGTCGGCCCGTTCCACACCTGGACCCCGGACGTCTACCAGGGCGCGCCGACCCCGGTCACCGCCTTCATGGGCGCCTGCACCAAGGTCGCCGCGTTCGGCGGGATCCTGCGGGTGTTCTCGGTGGCGTTCGAGTCGACCAGCTGGGAATGGCGCGGCGTGCTCTGGGGCGTCGCGATCCTCTCGATGCTGATCGGCGCGGTGCTGGGCCTGACGCAGACCGACGTGAAGCGCATGATCGCCTACTCGTCCATCGCGCACGCCGGATTCCTGCTCATCGGCGCGATCACGATGACCGAGGAAGGCCTGTCGAGCACGCTGTTCTACCTGCTGGCCTACGGCTTCACCACGCTCGCCGCGTTCGGTGTCGTCTCGCTGGTGCGGGACTCGAACGGCGAGGCGACGCACCTGTCCGCGTGGGCGGGGCTGGCCAAGCGGTCTCCGGTGCTGGCAGGCGTGTTCACCTTCCTGCTGCTCGCGCTGGCCGGTATCCCGCTGACCAGCGGTTTCGTCGGCAAGTTCGTGGTGTTCTCGGCGGCCCTGTCCGACGGTATGGCGCCGCTGGTCGTCATCGCCCTGATCTTCAGCGCCGTCGCCGCGTTCTTCTACCTGCGGGTGATCGTGCTGATGTACTTCTCCGAACCGGCACCCGACGGCCCGACCGTCACCGTGCCCGGCGCGTTCACCACGACGGCGATCACGCTCGGCGTCATCGTCACGCTGGTGCTCGGCCTGATCCCGGCGTTCGCCCTCGACTGGGCGGGCTCGGGCGGCTTCGCCCTCAAGTAG